In Clostridium ljungdahlii DSM 13528, the genomic window ATTTTTGATAATATATCCACATATTTTTTAAACATTTAATCACCTTTAATTTGGTAACAGAGGATACCGATTTATTACCATTATTATATTATACTCATCTCATAAAAGCAATTAAAAAATAATAAGGTTATGGGGTGTAAATATGGATAATATGTTTTGTTTTCAATGTGAGCAAACTGCTTGTGGAAGTGGGTGTACAAAAGTAGGGGCATGTGGAAAGCAGCCTGATGTTGCAAATAAACAGGATAAACTTACATGCAAACTCATAGAACTTGCCTATGCTTCTGAAGGAAAAAATAGAGATAAGGCTGCAGATGAAGTTATGATGGAAGGTTTGTTTTCAACTATTACCAATGTAAATTTTGATGGATCAAGGATTGATGAAATTATAAATGCAGTAGAAGTACAAAGTGAAAAATTTAAATCTGACAGCAAATTCCATTTTGATGTACTTTGGGATGGAGATGCTGATATTATATCACTTCGCTCTACACTTCTTTTTGGAATTCGTGGTATGGCAGCATATGCATATCATGCCTATAAACTTGGTAAAAAAGATGAAGAAGTTATGGATTGGTTCTATAAAGGTATGAGAGCAGTTGGAGGAACTCATTCAGTAGAAGAGTGGTTGAACATTCTAATGGAATTTGGCGGTGTCAACTTAAAGTGTATGGCATTATTAGATGAAGCTAATACATCTGCGTATGGACAACCAACTCCTGTAAAAGTAACTACAAATGTTGAAAAAGGTCCATTTATAGTTATTACAGGTCATGATTTATATGATTTAAAGATGCTCCTTGAACAGACAGAGGGAAAAGGAATAAATATATATACCCATGGAGAAATGCTGCCTGCACATGGATATCCTGAGCTTAAAAAATATAAACACTTAAAGGGTAACTTTGGTACTGCATGGCAGAATCAGAGAAAGGAATTTGACAATATTCCTGCACCTATATTGTTTACAACTAATTGTCTTGTACCTCCAAAGGAAAATTATTCAGATAGAATATTTACTACAGATGTTGTAGCATTCCCTGGACTTAAACATATTACGGCAGATGAAAATGGAAAAAAAGATTTTAGTGAAATTATAAATAAAGCACTTGAACTTGGTGGATATACTGAGGACAAAAATTTTACAGGTATAAATGGTGGAAGTGTACTTACAACTGGATTTGCCCATGATGCAGTGCTTGGTGTGGCAGATAAAATAGTAGAGGTAATTAAAAATGGAGGAATCAAGCACATATTCCTGGTAGGAGGCTGTGACGGAGCAAAACCTGGAAGAAACTATTATACTGAATTTGTGAAAAAAGCGCCAAAAGATAGTCTTATATTAACTCTTGCCTGTGGAAAATATCGTTTTAATGATTTGGATTTAGGAGATATTCAAGGTATTCCACGTATTATTGATGTTGGTCAGTGTAATGATGCTTATTCTGCTATACAGATTGCTTTAGCACTTGCAAATGTATTTAAATGTGGAGTAAATGATTTACCTCTTACACTAGTACTGTCATGGTATGAACAAAAAGCTGTATGTATATTGCTTACCTTATTGTCCCTTGGAATCAAAAATATTTATGTAGGACCTTCTATTCCGGCATTTTTCTCATCAAATGTGTTGAACGTTTTAGTTGATAAATTTAGCATAAAGCCTACTACAACAGTAGAGGACGATTTAAAAGCTATATTGAAATAAGATAGAATATCTATAGAGAGTTTCTAAGTAGAAAGTTTACTTATACAAGCCATATACTAATAAAAATCATCACACTAAAAACTTTCTATAAGTCTAAAGCTCGGTATTTTGAAAATCTAAAGAAATTTATATAAACTCGTACCTCAGACATATATAAGCTTCTAAGATTTTCTAAAATACCTCACTAAGACTTATAAAAAAAGTTTTTAAGTGTGATTTCAATTTTATTAGTATTATTTTATGTATAATTTAAAATTTCAACTAGAATCGCTATATATAGATTTTTAAGTTAGAAAACTTACATATATAGGGCTTTCAATGTAAAAGCTAACTTATACTAGGAAATTCCTAGCATAAACTAATGAATTAAGTTTATCCTTTCATTACCTTTTCAAACCTAAAAAAGTTTTCTCCTCCTGGTGAACTCTCATCCTCTTTTGTATGTGTTTCAGGATGGTTTTTATTTAAATATTCTAAAATTTTAAATCCACATTTATTCACATAAAAATGAATATTATGGATTAAATTTACCGTAAATTATATCTATGTCTTTAAATAAATTTTAAATATATTTTCATAAAAAGTAAAAGGACGCAGTCCATATACATTATCCTTTTTATATTCTCAAAATAATTTTATACACATAACTTAATTAAACAATTTTAATAAATATATCTAATAAATTGAAAGTTATGTTATTGGGTTTAAAAATTCTTTGATATAATATTATGTAGGTTATTTACATTAATATAAAATAGATTAAAAAGTATAATCGATTGAGATTATTTATAGAAGGGTAGAGAAGGATGAATAAAATATTAATTGTAGAGGATGATCCTAAAATCAATAAAATGGTACAAACTTTATTGAAAAAAAATGAATATGAAGTAGTAGCTGCGTTTTCTGGTACAGAGGCGCTTTTATTATTAGAAAAAGAGTCTTTTGATTTAATTTTATTGGACTTAATGCTGCCAGGATTAAGTGGGGAAGAAATTTTAGTGAAGATTAACGAACAGTTCCAAATTCCTATTATATGTGTATCGGCAAAAGATGATTTAAACACTAAACTTGAATTGATTCGAGATGGGGCAGATGATTATATAACAAAGCCGTTTAACAATGAAGAATTAATTGTACGGATAGGTGCAGTATTAAGAAGAATGAATAAGGGTATGACCATAGATAAAACCAACATATTCCGATTTAAAGATCTGATTTTAGATAGTGAAAATCATATTGTAACTATTAATGATGAGCCTATTGAACTTACTGCAAAAGAATATAGTATATTAGAATTATTAATTAGTAGCCCCAGGAAAGTATTTACCAAGCAGAATATATTTGAGAGTGTTTGGTCTGAAGAATATATTATGGATGAAAGAGTGGTAACAGTACATGTTAGTAATTTGCGTAATAAATTGAAACATGGAGAAGAATATATAAAAACAGTTTGGGGAATAGGATATAAAATGCAAGATAATTAATTGATAAAACTTGATACTTTCTTGATAAATTCTAAATTCTATTTTAATACCTTTTATTTATTATTTAAATATAGCATTAGATAATACTTTATTTTAGAAAGAAGGAGGTAAAAATATATGAGTTTAGTATTACAAACTAATGATTTAACTAAAAAATACGGAAAACAAATAGCTGTAAATAAGGTTAATCTTAATATTAAAAAGGGCGATATTTACGGTTTGATAGGGAAAAATGGTGCAGGCAAAACAACAATTATGAAAATTGCCTGTGGACTCATTTATCAGGAACAGGGGGATATTCAACTGTTTGAAAGTAGCAATTTAGAAAAGGCCAGAAAAAGAATGGGATGTGTTATTGAACAGCCAGCACTTTATCCTGACATGACAGCAAAGCAAAACTTGATTTATTATGATAAACTGCTTGGTATTACAGACTATAGTAATGTGGATGAGGTCCTAGGTTTGGTTGGTTTACAAAATACAGGTAAAAAGAAAACTAAAGCTTTTTCTCTTGGCATGAAACAGCGTTTATCCATTGCAATTTCCTTATTAGGTAATCCTGATTTTCTTATCCTAGATGAGCCTATTAATGGATTAGATCCCTCTGGTATCAAAGAAGTTAGAGAATTACTATTAAAACTAAATATAGAAAATGAAATTACTATTTTAATTTCCTCTCATATTTTAGGGGAGCTTGCTAAGCTTGCGACAAAATATGGAGTCATACATAAAGGAGTACTTATTGATGAATTTCAAGCAGTAGAATTGGAAGAACGCTGCAAAAAGTGTCTTACCATTGTAGTGAATAATTCTGAAAAAGCAGCTTACATTTTAAAAAATAACATCAACATCTCAAATTTTAAAGTATTTGATGAAGGAAAAATTTGCATTTATGATTGCTTGGATATACCAGAACAAATTAATAAAGAATTGGTTGAGAATGGTATTTTAGTATCAAGGATTTGCTTAGAAGGCAATGATATAGAAGGATATTTTGTAAAGTTGATGGAGGGCGATAAGTAATGATGAATGTAATTTTTAGTGAATTTTATAAAATATTTAGAAGCAGGATTTTTTATGCTGTTTCAATTATATTGTTAGGAATGAATGTTATTGCCTTTGTTTCAGTGTCTACTGCGACAAAATCCCAGATGTTAGGAACAGGAATTTCTAGTTATCAAGAATCTTATAGTGTAGATTTTATTTTCTATATCGTTCTCATATTTGTGGCTTGTATGATTACTGCTGAATATGCCAATGGCAATATACGACAAATGACTTGCCATGGAATAGCCAGATGGAAATTAGTTCTTGGACAGTATATAGCTATGTCTTCTGTTATTACAATAGTTTTATTAGGTTTTGGCATTTTAAATTTATTATCAACTATAATGCTATTTCAACTAGGACAAGTTGATGCGGCTGCATTTATTCGAATGAATATTGGAATGATTTGCATGTTTTGGGGTACATCAGGAATTGGTACTTTTTTGGCTTATTTATTAAAAAATGAAGGTGTTACAATTATAGTTTCTATTTTGCTAGTGGCAAGCAGCAGCTTCATAGTAAATCTGCTTACTTTGCTAACAAAGAACGATGTTTTTAAAAAATACTCTCTTACAAATATGCGTAATACCATAGTTAGTTTTAATTCAAAACCAGAGGATGTTGTGAATTATTCAATTGTATTTTTGTTAATTGGAATAATTACAGTTTTTGGATCTAGTTTATTATTCTCAAAGAGAGATGTAGATTGATTGACAAGAAGGAACAAAAATATGTTTAGATAAATCATAAATTCTTTGAAAATGTATGGTAAAGAAGAGAGGAGAGAATATTTTGGATATATTAAAAACAGAAAATCTTTCGAAAATTTATGGAAATGGTGATACAAAGGTTACTGCATTAGATAACTTGAATTTGAGAGTAGAAAAAGGCCAATTTGTTTCAATTATTGGACCAAGTGGATCGGGAAAATCTACACTTCTCCATATGCTAGGGTGTGTAGATCATCCTACAAAAGGGAAAATATATATAGATGAAACAGATATTTCGGCTATGAACGAAACAGAGTCTGCTTTATTTCGCCGACGAAAAATAGGATTAATATATCAATCTTATAATTTAATTCCTACTCTTACTGTGGAGAAAAATATGCTTTTACCTATGTTATTAGATAATGTGAAACCAAAGAAAGAAGAATTTAATAATATTGTGGAAATGCTTGGTTTGACGGAAAGACTTAATCATTTTCCAAATCAGCTTTCTGGTGGTCAGCAGCAAAGAGTTGCTATAGGACGAGCACTAATGTGTAAGCCGTCTATTATTTTGGCAGATGAGCCAACTGGTAATCTTGATAGAAAAAACACCAAAACAACTATTGATCTTTTAAAACGTTCAAACAAGGAGTACAAGCAGACAATTGTTATGATTACACATGACGAAGAAATTGCCACCTTAGCTGATAGAAGTATTAAAATTGTTGATGGAAAAATAGTTTCAGATGAGGTGATAGGGCAGTGAAAATAATGAATGAATACACCTATAACCAAATAAAAAAGAATAAGAGGCATACAATCTCTATATTAGTGGCTATAACAATTGCATCGGCTTTGCTATGTTCGCTTTGTATATTTATTTACTCTATGTGGGGAGCAAAGGTAACATCAACAATTAAAAATGGAGGTTATTGGCAAGGAGAATTAAGAGAGGATATATCTGGAGATAAACTTAAAAAAGTTCAAAAAGATCCAGCTGTTAAAACTACAATGGTTAAAGGAACTTGGGTTACTGCTAAGCTTTCTGATACAAAACTTCCATATTTTTTAATGAGAGATGCAGATGAAAATTTTTGGCACGATATGAATTTGAAAAATGAGCTTATACACGGCAGGCTTCCTAAAAAAAGTGGGGAAATAGTGGTATCAAAATTATTTTTTACAGATAATCCTGCATACAAAATTGGTGATAAGCTAACGCTTCCAATAGGAAATAGAATGTTAAACAATAAAGTACTTAAAACTCAAGCTTATAAAAGGTTAGGTGAAACATTTAAGGTAAATGGAACTAAGACTTATACAATAGTTGGTGAATTAGACATTTCAGGAAGTTCAGCTTATCCAGGGTATATTGCAATGGGATATTTAAACATTTCAGATATCAAACAAAATGACAAACTAACTGTTTATATGCTCTTTAATAATCCGTATAAAATATATAAAACATTGCCACAAATCGCGCAATATTCTGGAGTAACTAAAGATAAATATGGAAAATATAATGTTATGTATAATAACCAATTGCTAAATTTATATGGAATTAGTAATAACAGTGACGCAAATACCCAATTTGTTCTAATTATGGCTATAGTAATAATTTTATTTTTACTAGTCATGGGCACGTTTATTCTTATTATTTATAATGCATTTTCACTATCTGCTAATAGCAGAATTAAGGAATTGAGTATTCTAAAAAGCTTAGGAGCAACTCCAAAACAAATTAAATATTCTGTTCTTTATGAAGGATTTTTGCTATGGCTTATTCAATTACCAATTGGTTTAATTGCAGGATATGTTTTTAGTTATGGTGTATTTTCTAAAGTCAATAGAATTCTTAGTGTTGAAAAAGGTTATAGTAACATACATGTTTCTTTCTCATTCATAGTAATTGCTTTTTCAGTAATCATCTCATTAATTACTGTTTTAACCTCTGCATATATTCCAGCAAGAAAAGTGGCAAAAGTGTCAGCTGTTTCTGGAATACGTCAGAATATCAAAATGGCAAAAATAAAAAATCATTCAATGATTAAAAAAATATTTGGTATAGAAGGTGAACTAGCAAGTTCTCAAGCTTCAGCCAATAAGAAGAGTTTACGTACAGCTACCTTATCTATTTCAATATGTTTTATTTTAATAGCAGCCTATATTAATATTATTTCAATATATAAATTGGCGAATTCTAAGAACGAGAAAATAGTTAGCCATGACATTACCCTTAATTTAAATACTATTGATGAGCCAAATGAAAAAATGATTAATAAAATTATATCTCTACCTGAAGTTAAAGACAGTGTAATTAGAAGGCAAGTACGTACATCAACTTATTTAGCATCAAATCAGGAGTCAAAAATTTTTGCTAAAGCTGGTGGATTTGCTGGAGTTGACTACAAAAAGTACAACGTATTAAAACAAAAT contains:
- the hcp gene encoding hydroxylamine reductase, with amino-acid sequence MDNMFCFQCEQTACGSGCTKVGACGKQPDVANKQDKLTCKLIELAYASEGKNRDKAADEVMMEGLFSTITNVNFDGSRIDEIINAVEVQSEKFKSDSKFHFDVLWDGDADIISLRSTLLFGIRGMAAYAYHAYKLGKKDEEVMDWFYKGMRAVGGTHSVEEWLNILMEFGGVNLKCMALLDEANTSAYGQPTPVKVTTNVEKGPFIVITGHDLYDLKMLLEQTEGKGINIYTHGEMLPAHGYPELKKYKHLKGNFGTAWQNQRKEFDNIPAPILFTTNCLVPPKENYSDRIFTTDVVAFPGLKHITADENGKKDFSEIINKALELGGYTEDKNFTGINGGSVLTTGFAHDAVLGVADKIVEVIKNGGIKHIFLVGGCDGAKPGRNYYTEFVKKAPKDSLILTLACGKYRFNDLDLGDIQGIPRIIDVGQCNDAYSAIQIALALANVFKCGVNDLPLTLVLSWYEQKAVCILLTLLSLGIKNIYVGPSIPAFFSSNVLNVLVDKFSIKPTTTVEDDLKAILK
- a CDS encoding response regulator transcription factor; protein product: MNKILIVEDDPKINKMVQTLLKKNEYEVVAAFSGTEALLLLEKESFDLILLDLMLPGLSGEEILVKINEQFQIPIICVSAKDDLNTKLELIRDGADDYITKPFNNEELIVRIGAVLRRMNKGMTIDKTNIFRFKDLILDSENHIVTINDEPIELTAKEYSILELLISSPRKVFTKQNIFESVWSEEYIMDERVVTVHVSNLRNKLKHGEEYIKTVWGIGYKMQDN
- a CDS encoding ABC transporter ATP-binding protein translates to MSLVLQTNDLTKKYGKQIAVNKVNLNIKKGDIYGLIGKNGAGKTTIMKIACGLIYQEQGDIQLFESSNLEKARKRMGCVIEQPALYPDMTAKQNLIYYDKLLGITDYSNVDEVLGLVGLQNTGKKKTKAFSLGMKQRLSIAISLLGNPDFLILDEPINGLDPSGIKEVRELLLKLNIENEITILISSHILGELAKLATKYGVIHKGVLIDEFQAVELEERCKKCLTIVVNNSEKAAYILKNNINISNFKVFDEGKICIYDCLDIPEQINKELVENGILVSRICLEGNDIEGYFVKLMEGDK
- a CDS encoding ABC transporter permease, with protein sequence MMNVIFSEFYKIFRSRIFYAVSIILLGMNVIAFVSVSTATKSQMLGTGISSYQESYSVDFIFYIVLIFVACMITAEYANGNIRQMTCHGIARWKLVLGQYIAMSSVITIVLLGFGILNLLSTIMLFQLGQVDAAAFIRMNIGMICMFWGTSGIGTFLAYLLKNEGVTIIVSILLVASSSFIVNLLTLLTKNDVFKKYSLTNMRNTIVSFNSKPEDVVNYSIVFLLIGIITVFGSSLLFSKRDVD
- a CDS encoding ABC transporter ATP-binding protein → MDILKTENLSKIYGNGDTKVTALDNLNLRVEKGQFVSIIGPSGSGKSTLLHMLGCVDHPTKGKIYIDETDISAMNETESALFRRRKIGLIYQSYNLIPTLTVEKNMLLPMLLDNVKPKKEEFNNIVEMLGLTERLNHFPNQLSGGQQQRVAIGRALMCKPSIILADEPTGNLDRKNTKTTIDLLKRSNKEYKQTIVMITHDEEIATLADRSIKIVDGKIVSDEVIGQ
- a CDS encoding ABC transporter permease — protein: MNEYTYNQIKKNKRHTISILVAITIASALLCSLCIFIYSMWGAKVTSTIKNGGYWQGELREDISGDKLKKVQKDPAVKTTMVKGTWVTAKLSDTKLPYFLMRDADENFWHDMNLKNELIHGRLPKKSGEIVVSKLFFTDNPAYKIGDKLTLPIGNRMLNNKVLKTQAYKRLGETFKVNGTKTYTIVGELDISGSSAYPGYIAMGYLNISDIKQNDKLTVYMLFNNPYKIYKTLPQIAQYSGVTKDKYGKYNVMYNNQLLNLYGISNNSDANTQFVLIMAIVIILFLLVMGTFILIIYNAFSLSANSRIKELSILKSLGATPKQIKYSVLYEGFLLWLIQLPIGLIAGYVFSYGVFSKVNRILSVEKGYSNIHVSFSFIVIAFSVIISLITVLTSAYIPARKVAKVSAVSGIRQNIKMAKIKNHSMIKKIFGIEGELASSQASANKKSLRTATLSISICFILIAAYINIISIYKLANSKNEKIVSHDITLNLNTIDEPNEKMINKIISLPEVKDSVIRRQVRTSTYLASNQESKIFAKAGGFAGVDYKKYNVLKQNGRYRIIVNLVGLNDEAFKKYCGKIGTNSGKYYKKDIATGILLNSTHYKPDNSNEVKLLPLLNTKAGSKMLLYEKVEDNMQTNNKFKIKVGDVTGVSPSDIKTNRYSLALIIPMKNYKQIVGNFSLSRELEANIMSIDLLVGDKASPNVKKKLTQICNSYLGSQDFTIWSLVDEKHHGELVQKAISISVFAVALMIGIIGIFNTFSTVSNNIRLHKKEFSMLRSVGVTPKGLNKMLTLEGLFFALKPIIIGIPVVFIICFYMLRLTSITWNEFIVVFPGTAILVYVMIIFMSIFMSYWISSKSIKQNNIIEAMKDEVV